Proteins encoded in a region of the Streptomyces sp. NBC_01471 genome:
- a CDS encoding NlpC/P60 family protein, translated as MAAHRKPRQRPLTGPAARTAATLTLAGAASATALQGVGHAAPRLTPAQVKAQVDTLYQDAETATEKYDGAKEKTAASEKSLRSLRDQAARRTEQLNTARSALGSTASAQYRNGAIDPSLQVFLSSDPSHYLDRAAYVEHAGDQQAAEVTGVRRQLGQLAQLRSEADSTLSRLRTQQADLKKQKTTVQSRIRAAEALLSRLSAPERSQYESQGAGRSAAPQAADRSAVRGPVAAPGSRAARAVAFAYSALGKPYAWGATGPSSFDCSGLTQAAYRSAGVSLPRTTYTQINSGQRVNRSELAPGDLVFFFSGISHVGIYVGNGQMIHAPHPGAPVRLAPIGQMPFAGATRPVAGA; from the coding sequence GTGGCCGCTCACCGAAAGCCCAGGCAACGCCCGCTCACCGGCCCCGCGGCCCGGACCGCCGCGACGCTCACCCTCGCGGGAGCCGCGTCCGCCACCGCCTTGCAGGGCGTCGGCCACGCGGCACCGCGTCTCACCCCCGCGCAGGTCAAGGCCCAGGTCGACACGCTGTACCAGGACGCGGAGACCGCCACCGAGAAGTACGACGGGGCGAAGGAGAAGACCGCGGCGTCGGAGAAGTCGCTGCGCTCCCTGCGCGACCAGGCCGCCCGCCGCACGGAGCAGCTCAACACCGCGCGCTCCGCGCTCGGTTCGACGGCGTCGGCCCAGTACCGCAACGGCGCCATCGACCCGTCACTCCAGGTGTTCCTCTCCTCCGATCCGTCGCACTATCTGGACCGGGCCGCCTATGTGGAGCACGCTGGTGACCAGCAGGCCGCCGAGGTCACCGGAGTGCGCCGGCAGCTCGGGCAGCTCGCCCAGCTGCGCTCCGAGGCGGACTCCACCCTCAGCAGGCTGCGGACCCAGCAGGCCGACCTGAAGAAGCAGAAGACCACCGTGCAGAGCAGGATCCGCGCGGCCGAGGCACTGCTCTCCCGGCTGTCGGCGCCCGAGCGCTCGCAGTACGAGTCACAGGGCGCCGGCAGGTCCGCCGCCCCGCAGGCCGCCGACCGGTCGGCGGTGCGGGGCCCGGTCGCCGCCCCCGGCTCCCGGGCGGCGCGGGCGGTCGCCTTCGCCTACAGCGCGCTCGGCAAGCCGTACGCCTGGGGGGCCACGGGGCCCTCGTCCTTCGACTGCTCGGGGCTGACCCAGGCCGCGTACCGCTCAGCGGGGGTTTCGCTCCCGCGCACCACGTACACCCAGATCAACTCCGGGCAGCGGGTGAACCGTTCCGAACTGGCCCCCGGCGATCTGGTGTTCTTCTTCTCCGGGATCAGCCACGTCGGCATCTACGTGGGCAACGGCCAGATGATCCACGCCCCGCACCCCGGCGCCCCGGTCAGGCTCGCGCCGATCGGTCAGATGCCCTTCGCGGGTGCGACACGGCCGGTGGCGGGCGCCTGA
- a CDS encoding peptidoglycan DD-metalloendopeptidase family protein, with product MNDQQTHAGYVGYDDYSSGSPTGTFAVDPLFGDMPGGYPSGPHAAHQAGHSGEYDATQWDTGAHQTLGNDGAYQPTGQWPVQPQAQAQAQAQSYGYPAQTAAGHDTAGHDTTGQWDAGAWNANTNTGTCAGQFENADATQQWLAQSDDAAPYDTGAYDTGAYSTDTYSTGTYNTGAYGADTGDHDATARNSTGEASEATPHATQQFAAIDLPGNLAAGDADVKGTEHTAEFAAFTESGGPGESGGPGEFGQGPVPTAPHLDAPLSAARRAAGGRGGRRRTPAKRSALLTIAVPSVCVMGVAGVAAATVGGIGESGKDSGTATQAAADPSSVKPVAANSKLDSQLADLSHEADDFADRASRTQERLDLKQRQATAKKKAEEEAARKEAARPKFVLPVTQKGLSAYFGQAGVNWMSVHTGIDFPVSYGTPVMAATDGTVRTQWNSAYGNMAMVTSPDGTETWYCHLSSTKIRSGPVKAGDVIAYSGNSGNSTGPHMHFEVRPHSGAAIDPLPWLRSHGLDPT from the coding sequence GTGAACGACCAGCAAACCCACGCCGGGTACGTCGGATACGACGATTACTCCTCCGGCAGCCCCACCGGTACTTTTGCCGTCGACCCGCTCTTCGGCGATATGCCGGGCGGGTACCCGTCCGGACCGCACGCGGCCCACCAGGCAGGACACAGCGGGGAGTACGACGCCACTCAGTGGGACACCGGCGCTCACCAGACTCTCGGAAATGACGGGGCCTACCAGCCCACCGGCCAGTGGCCGGTTCAGCCGCAGGCACAGGCACAGGCACAGGCACAGAGTTACGGCTACCCGGCTCAGACCGCCGCTGGTCATGACACGGCCGGGCACGACACGACGGGCCAGTGGGACGCCGGCGCCTGGAACGCGAACACCAACACCGGGACATGCGCGGGCCAGTTCGAGAATGCCGACGCCACCCAGCAGTGGCTCGCACAGTCCGATGACGCCGCCCCGTACGACACCGGCGCATACGACACCGGCGCGTACAGCACCGATACGTACAGCACCGGGACCTACAACACCGGTGCGTACGGCGCCGACACAGGCGACCACGACGCCACTGCCCGGAACTCCACCGGAGAGGCGTCTGAGGCGACTCCTCACGCCACGCAGCAGTTCGCCGCCATCGATCTTCCGGGCAACCTCGCGGCAGGCGACGCGGACGTCAAGGGGACGGAACACACCGCCGAATTCGCGGCGTTCACCGAGTCAGGCGGACCGGGCGAATCCGGCGGACCCGGTGAGTTCGGTCAGGGCCCCGTTCCCACCGCACCGCACCTTGATGCCCCCCTCTCCGCCGCGCGCCGCGCAGCGGGTGGCCGGGGTGGCCGTCGGCGTACGCCCGCCAAGCGTTCCGCGCTGCTGACCATCGCCGTCCCCTCCGTCTGTGTGATGGGCGTGGCCGGAGTCGCCGCTGCGACCGTCGGGGGAATCGGGGAGAGCGGCAAGGACAGCGGCACGGCCACCCAGGCTGCCGCCGACCCGTCGTCCGTCAAGCCGGTGGCCGCCAACAGCAAGCTGGACAGCCAGCTCGCCGACCTCAGTCACGAGGCCGACGACTTCGCCGACCGCGCCAGCCGTACGCAGGAACGCCTCGATCTGAAGCAGCGGCAGGCCACGGCGAAGAAGAAGGCCGAGGAGGAAGCCGCGCGCAAGGAGGCGGCCCGGCCGAAGTTCGTCCTGCCGGTGACACAGAAGGGGCTCAGCGCCTACTTCGGCCAGGCCGGGGTCAACTGGATGTCCGTGCACACCGGTATCGACTTTCCCGTCTCCTACGGAACGCCCGTCATGGCCGCGACTGACGGCACTGTCCGTACGCAGTGGAACAGCGCCTACGGGAACATGGCCATGGTCACGTCGCCCGACGGCACCGAGACCTGGTACTGCCACCTCAGCAGCACCAAGATCCGCTCGGGCCCCGTCAAGGCGGGCGACGTCATCGCCTACTCCGGGAACTCCGGGAACTCGACCGGGCCGCACATGCACTTCGAGGTACGGCCCCACAGCGGCGCGGCGATCGACCCGCTGCCGTGGCTCCGCAGCCACGGCCTCGACCCGACGTAA
- a CDS encoding cobalamin B12-binding domain-containing protein, giving the protein MGVVGPIRVVVAKPGLDGHDRGAKVIARALRDAGMEVIYTGLHQTPEQIVGTAIQEDADAIGLSILSGAHNTLFAKVLELLKERDAEDIKVFGGGIIPEADIAPLKQLGVAEIFTPGATTTSIVDWVHANVRQPAGA; this is encoded by the coding sequence ATGGGTGTGGTCGGTCCGATCCGCGTAGTGGTCGCCAAGCCGGGTCTCGACGGGCACGATCGCGGGGCGAAGGTCATCGCGCGTGCGCTGCGGGATGCTGGTATGGAGGTCATCTACACCGGCCTCCACCAGACGCCCGAACAGATCGTGGGTACGGCCATTCAGGAGGACGCCGACGCGATCGGCCTCTCCATCCTGTCCGGTGCCCACAACACGCTCTTCGCGAAGGTGCTTGAGCTGTTGAAGGAGCGCGACGCGGAGGACATCAAGGTCTTCGGCGGCGGGATCATCCCGGAGGCGGACATCGCACCGCTGAAGCAACTGGGCGTCGCTGAGATCTTCACCCCGGGTGCTACCACGACATCCATCGTGGACTGGGTCCACGCGAACGTACGCCAGCCCGCGGGCGCCTGA
- a CDS encoding alpha/beta fold hydrolase: MKVLPDFLSPQWLLHQLQLSSVPLRATALDLAILAGHMLLYPSGIADERRIDVPLDAPPGGLVGGRSTAGHTSTGPSGPPVGGTLGTPLQNPRGRSLGHPRAGEPTVEHLPSPESPGSPDPADPGHRPVVLLHGFVDNRSVFVLLRRSLLRHGWQHPESLNYSLLTCDIRAAAELLGHHIEEICARTGHEDVDIVGHSLGGLIARYYVQRLGGDRRVRTLVTLGTPHEGTQIAQLMSAHPLVRQMLPRSDVIEELRRPAPGCRTRFVSFWSELDHLMIPVEAGRIDHPDLITTNVRVSGIGHLALPVHPAVAAAIRQALDSSGEAASADSRESVLSVA, translated from the coding sequence ATGAAGGTGCTGCCGGATTTCCTCTCCCCCCAATGGCTGCTGCACCAGCTCCAGCTCTCCTCCGTGCCGCTGCGCGCCACAGCCCTCGACCTCGCGATCCTGGCCGGGCATATGCTCCTGTACCCGTCCGGCATCGCGGACGAGCGTCGGATCGACGTACCACTGGACGCACCGCCCGGCGGGCTCGTGGGCGGGCGAAGCACCGCCGGACACACGTCGACCGGCCCCTCGGGGCCGCCGGTCGGCGGGACCCTCGGCACGCCCCTCCAGAACCCGCGCGGGCGGTCACTCGGGCACCCGCGCGCCGGAGAGCCCACGGTCGAGCACCTTCCCTCGCCCGAGTCGCCCGGCTCACCCGACCCTGCCGACCCGGGGCACCGTCCCGTCGTGCTGCTCCACGGCTTCGTGGACAACCGCTCCGTCTTCGTCCTGCTGCGCCGTTCCCTCCTGCGGCACGGGTGGCAGCATCCGGAGTCGCTCAACTACTCGCTGCTGACCTGCGACATCCGCGCGGCGGCCGAGCTGCTGGGACACCACATCGAGGAGATCTGCGCCCGTACGGGGCACGAGGACGTCGACATCGTCGGACACAGCCTCGGTGGCCTGATCGCCCGGTACTACGTACAGCGACTGGGCGGTGACAGACGGGTGCGCACGCTCGTCACGCTCGGCACTCCGCACGAGGGAACCCAGATCGCTCAATTGATGAGCGCCCATCCACTCGTACGGCAGATGCTGCCCCGTTCGGACGTGATCGAGGAATTGCGCAGGCCCGCACCCGGCTGCCGCACCCGGTTCGTGAGTTTCTGGAGCGAACTCGACCATCTGATGATCCCGGTCGAGGCCGGCCGTATCGACCATCCCGACCTGATCACGACGAATGTCAGAGTCAGCGGCATCGGGCACCTCGCTCTCCCGGTCCATCCGGCCGTGGCCGCCGCCATCAGGCAGGCACTCGACTCCTCCGGCGAGGCGGCGTCCGCCGATTCCCGGGAAAGTGTCCTCTCGGTCGCCTGA
- a CDS encoding UDP-N-acetylmuramoyl-L-alanyl-D-glutamate--2,6-diaminopimelate ligase — MKLSELLAGHDHEVLLGDPETRVTAGACFDAHRVSPGSLFIAVPGHREGGPGAVGSALARGAVAVLVEGPAPGLPAAVWPSAEGACVVRVADTRQAAALITSRYYGEPGRAMDMVAVTGTNGKTSVSYMVESVLRIAEGAKVGVIGTGGNRIGDELIPMPRSVLTTPESPDFQYLLGHMRDHEVGTVVLEATSMGLLNHRIDHSFIDVGIFTNLTQDHLDDHGTMEHYRDAKLRLFGGLCRRAVVNADDPVGALIPAMMPGLVRTYALDADADYRATDLDMDAFGTRFTLHHDGRKYPAAIPVPGRFSVANALATLAACHLLGHDLAGLVAALDRMPPVPGRLERFEAPQGASVIVDYAHSPDSLDKVLAAIRDFAAARVITVFGCGGDRDVTKRARMGEIAGAHSDLCVLTSDNPRDEDPEAIMDQIVPGLTATGTPFERIADRRDAIAFALSAAGPADIVLVAGKGSEPYQIVGDRLIPFSDMATVRELSAVAG, encoded by the coding sequence GTGAAGTTGAGCGAGTTGCTGGCCGGGCACGACCACGAAGTACTTCTGGGCGATCCGGAGACGAGAGTCACCGCGGGAGCATGCTTCGACGCCCACCGCGTCTCGCCGGGTTCGCTCTTCATCGCGGTGCCCGGGCACCGCGAGGGCGGCCCCGGGGCGGTCGGATCCGCGCTGGCGCGCGGCGCCGTGGCGGTGCTCGTCGAGGGGCCCGCGCCCGGGCTGCCCGCAGCGGTGTGGCCCTCGGCGGAGGGCGCCTGCGTCGTACGGGTGGCCGATACCCGTCAGGCCGCCGCGCTGATCACCTCGCGCTACTACGGGGAGCCCGGCCGGGCGATGGACATGGTGGCCGTCACCGGCACCAACGGGAAGACGTCCGTCTCGTACATGGTGGAGTCCGTGCTGCGGATCGCCGAGGGCGCGAAGGTGGGCGTGATCGGGACGGGCGGGAACCGGATCGGGGACGAGCTGATCCCGATGCCGCGCTCGGTACTGACCACTCCGGAGTCACCGGACTTCCAGTATCTGCTGGGGCACATGCGCGACCACGAAGTGGGCACCGTGGTCCTGGAGGCCACCTCGATGGGCCTGCTGAACCACCGGATCGACCATTCCTTCATCGACGTGGGCATCTTCACCAACCTCACCCAGGACCACCTGGACGACCACGGCACGATGGAGCACTACCGGGACGCCAAACTCCGGCTCTTCGGAGGGCTCTGCCGTCGCGCGGTGGTGAACGCGGACGACCCGGTGGGCGCGCTGATTCCGGCGATGATGCCGGGGCTGGTCCGTACGTACGCCCTAGACGCCGACGCGGACTACCGGGCGACCGACCTGGACATGGACGCCTTCGGTACGCGGTTCACGCTCCACCACGACGGGCGCAAGTATCCGGCCGCGATCCCCGTGCCCGGCAGGTTCTCGGTCGCCAACGCACTGGCCACCCTGGCCGCCTGCCACCTGCTGGGTCATGACCTGGCGGGTCTGGTGGCGGCGCTCGACCGGATGCCCCCGGTCCCAGGGCGGCTGGAACGGTTCGAGGCCCCGCAGGGCGCGTCCGTGATCGTGGACTACGCGCACTCGCCCGACTCCCTGGACAAGGTGCTCGCCGCCATCAGGGACTTCGCCGCCGCCCGGGTCATCACGGTCTTCGGCTGCGGCGGTGACCGGGACGTCACCAAGCGCGCCCGGATGGGCGAGATCGCCGGAGCCCACTCCGATCTGTGCGTGCTCACATCGGACAACCCCCGTGACGAGGACCCCGAGGCGATCATGGACCAGATCGTGCCGGGGCTGACGGCCACCGGCACCCCGTTCGAGCGGATCGCCGACCGCCGTGACGCCATCGCCTTCGCCCTGTCCGCCGCCGGTCCGGCCGACATCGTGCTGGTCGCGGGGAAGGGCAGCGAGCCGTACCAGATCGTGGGCGACCGGCTGATCCCGTTCAGCGACATGGCGACGGTGCGCGAGCTGTCAGCCGTGGCGGGGTAG
- a CDS encoding DUF5691 domain-containing protein produces MTSTRTTAWEELVTSALLGTDRRPAPAGDLPLLDAAALHTVRRRAGLLPAAAAVPPSPAPDDPRPEPPEPARRRLAQLLADRSGPPGSGGRRGAAPDLTELLPQWLAAALRHGYRAPASQLDALLDAARARTDLRPQALAFAGARGLWLARLNPAWKFALRSTPGGTALPASMEGVQSLWEEGLFAERVALLTAVRAAAPATGIDLLATTWSTERAEDRLMFLDSLRTGLTDGDEPFLERALADRSRNVRSTAAELLSALPTSALAGRMAVRAMTCVSLDLSEDQVRISVEAPHECDAAMQRDGVSAVPPAGRGERSWWLGQLVEAAPLGVWTGRLRGCTPDRIVALPVADGWGEELHSAWCRAAVRQQDTEWSRALLSGPGTTSLAERAKLLAALPEDERARWVAEFIAGNGLSEAFQLLAICDVPWAEPLGRAVVDALEIARDAGSYPWSFSGVMGLAERCLDPAEAPRIEVLTAIPDETEGASPGAGGYWAEAFQRLVSTLRLRAAMAAELADESDWGEAVEQPA; encoded by the coding sequence ATGACCAGCACCCGCACCACTGCCTGGGAAGAGCTCGTCACCTCGGCTCTGCTCGGTACCGACCGCAGGCCGGCGCCGGCCGGAGACCTGCCACTCCTGGACGCGGCCGCCCTGCACACCGTGCGGCGCAGGGCAGGGCTGCTTCCCGCTGCCGCAGCAGTGCCACCCTCTCCGGCTCCGGATGATCCCCGGCCCGAGCCGCCCGAGCCGGCCAGGCGAAGGCTGGCTCAATTGCTGGCCGACCGGTCCGGGCCTCCGGGCTCCGGCGGACGGCGCGGCGCGGCACCCGATCTCACCGAACTTCTGCCCCAGTGGCTGGCGGCAGCTCTCCGGCATGGCTACCGGGCGCCGGCCTCGCAGCTGGACGCACTGCTCGACGCGGCGCGGGCGCGTACGGATCTGCGGCCGCAGGCACTCGCGTTCGCCGGGGCGCGCGGATTGTGGCTCGCCCGGCTCAACCCTGCGTGGAAGTTCGCACTGCGGAGCACGCCGGGCGGTACGGCACTGCCCGCTTCCATGGAAGGCGTCCAGAGCCTCTGGGAGGAAGGCCTCTTCGCCGAACGCGTGGCACTCCTCACCGCCGTACGGGCAGCTGCGCCGGCAACCGGGATCGATCTGCTCGCCACCACGTGGTCGACGGAGCGGGCCGAGGACCGCCTGATGTTCCTCGACTCGTTGCGCACCGGACTGACCGATGGGGACGAGCCCTTCCTGGAACGGGCCCTGGCCGACCGGAGCCGCAATGTCCGCTCCACCGCGGCCGAACTGCTCTCCGCGCTGCCCACGTCCGCGCTGGCCGGGCGGATGGCCGTCCGCGCGATGACGTGCGTCAGTCTGGACCTGTCCGAGGACCAGGTGCGGATATCGGTCGAAGCGCCGCACGAGTGCGATGCGGCGATGCAGCGCGACGGAGTATCCGCGGTGCCACCGGCCGGACGGGGCGAGCGGTCCTGGTGGCTGGGCCAGCTCGTGGAAGCGGCTCCGCTCGGGGTCTGGACCGGCAGGCTGAGGGGCTGCACGCCCGACCGGATCGTCGCGCTGCCGGTGGCGGACGGCTGGGGCGAGGAACTGCACTCCGCGTGGTGCCGGGCCGCGGTGCGGCAGCAGGACACCGAATGGTCGCGCGCACTACTCTCGGGCCCCGGCACGACGTCCCTCGCCGAGCGCGCCAAGTTGCTGGCCGCACTGCCGGAGGACGAACGGGCCCGCTGGGTAGCCGAGTTCATCGCCGGGAATGGCTTGTCGGAGGCGTTCCAGCTGCTGGCCATATGCGACGTCCCCTGGGCAGAGCCACTGGGCCGGGCCGTGGTGGACGCTCTGGAGATCGCGCGGGATGCGGGCAGCTACCCCTGGAGCTTCAGCGGCGTCATGGGACTGGCCGAACGGTGCCTGGACCCCGCGGAAGCACCACGCATCGAGGTCCTCACCGCGATACCGGACGAAACGGAGGGGGCGTCGCCGGGGGCGGGAGGCTACTGGGCGGAGGCATTCCAGCGGCTGGTGTCTACGTTGAGGCTACGGGCGGCGATGGCCGCAGAACTGGCGGACGAGTCGGACTGGGGAGAGGCAGTGGAACAGCCGGCGTGA
- a CDS encoding NlpC/P60 family protein — protein sequence MATHRKPRSRVRSTAPAIGITTAALASVSLFAQSAGAAPAPTVKPKPKQSIEAVQKKVDGLYRQAGTATQQYNQAEEATTTQRKTVDALLDQVAERTAKLNDSRRTLGNYAAAQYREGTLSTTAALLLADNPQSYFDQDQLMKRLGDRQEKAVADYETQQRSAARKRGEAARSLEGLTEAQAALKTSKQSVQSKLGEARGLLSKLTAEDKARLAALEKKKEAEARRKAGKLAREQAALEKKRKATEKAQGGDSGGTGAGRGTGTGSGSGKSSSKAAAALAFARAQLGKPYVWGATGPSSYDCSGLTQAAWKAAGVNLPRTTWDQVKTGTRVGTKNLRPGDLVFFYDDISHVGMYIGNGMMIHAPKPGAYVREESIYYMPIYGSVRPG from the coding sequence TTGGCAACGCACCGCAAACCGCGTTCCCGCGTACGCAGTACCGCTCCCGCCATCGGCATCACCACCGCGGCCCTCGCTTCGGTCTCGCTGTTCGCCCAGAGCGCCGGTGCCGCGCCGGCCCCCACCGTGAAGCCGAAGCCGAAGCAGAGCATCGAAGCGGTGCAGAAGAAGGTCGACGGGCTCTACCGCCAGGCCGGAACCGCCACCCAGCAGTACAACCAGGCCGAAGAGGCCACCACCACGCAGCGCAAGACGGTCGACGCCCTCCTCGACCAGGTCGCCGAGCGCACCGCGAAACTGAACGACTCCCGCCGCACCCTCGGCAACTACGCCGCGGCCCAGTACCGCGAAGGCACCCTCTCCACCACCGCCGCCCTGCTCCTCGCCGACAACCCGCAGTCGTACTTCGACCAGGACCAGCTGATGAAGCGGCTCGGCGACCGGCAGGAGAAGGCCGTCGCCGACTACGAGACACAGCAGCGGTCGGCGGCCAGGAAGCGCGGCGAGGCGGCACGCAGCCTGGAGGGTCTGACCGAGGCCCAGGCGGCGCTGAAGACGAGCAAGCAGTCCGTCCAGTCGAAGCTCGGCGAGGCGCGCGGCCTGCTCTCGAAGCTGACGGCCGAGGACAAGGCACGGCTCGCCGCGCTGGAGAAGAAGAAGGAAGCCGAGGCCAGGCGCAAGGCGGGGAAGCTGGCGCGGGAGCAGGCCGCGCTGGAGAAGAAGCGCAAGGCGACGGAGAAGGCACAGGGCGGCGACAGCGGCGGCACCGGTGCAGGCCGCGGCACCGGTACGGGCTCCGGCTCCGGTAAGTCGTCGAGCAAGGCCGCCGCGGCTCTCGCGTTCGCCCGCGCCCAGCTCGGCAAGCCGTACGTCTGGGGTGCCACCGGGCCCAGCTCCTACGACTGTTCGGGTCTCACCCAGGCCGCCTGGAAAGCCGCGGGCGTCAACCTCCCGCGGACCACCTGGGACCAGGTGAAGACCGGCACCCGGGTCGGGACGAAGAATCTGCGCCCCGGTGATCTGGTGTTCTTCTACGACGACATCAGCCACGTGGGGATGTACATCGGCAACGGGATGATGATCCACGCCCCGAAGCCCGGCGCGTATGTGCGCGAGGAGTCGATCTACTACATGCCGATCTACGGCAGCGTGCGGCCCGGATAA
- the pcrA gene encoding DNA helicase PcrA, which translates to MSSLFDDSFLANLQPPEEEPPPPAEDSAGGHAGGGHPPEEVSHDLFAGAWPATEGEPPRRDGYYRDGAPRPAVDPAALLEGLNAEQRAAVVHAGSPLLIVAGAGSGKTRVLTHRIGHLLGSRGVHPGQILAITFTNKAAGEMKERVEELVGPRAQAMWVMTFHSACVRILRRESKKLGFTSSFSIYDAADSKRLMALVCRDLDLDPKKFPPKSFNAKISNLKNELIDEETFAGQAADGFEKTLAEAYALYQARLREANALDFDDIIMTTVHLLQAFPDVAEHYRMRFRHVLVDEYQDTNHAQYTLVRELVGPSGEGKAPGELCVVGDADQSIYAFRGATIRNILQFEEDYPDATTILLEQNYRSTQTILSAANAVIERNENRRAKNLWTEAGEGAKIIGYVADTEHDEAQFIAEEIDRLTDAGDAKAGDVAVFYRTNAQSRVFEEIFIRVGLPYKVVGGVRFYERKEVRDVLAYLRVLANPEDTVPLRRILNVPKRGIGDRAEAMIDALAQREKVSFPQALRRVDEAYGMAARSANAVKRFNVLMEELRTIVESGAGPAVVLEAVFERTGYLAELQASTDPQDETRIENLQELAAVALEFEQERSDEEGTGTLAEFLEKVALVADSDQIPDEDEDGSGVITLMTLHTAKGLEFPVVFLTGMEDGVFPHMRALGQVKELEEERRLAYVGITRARERLYLTRSTLRSAWGQPSYNPASRFLEEIPAQHLEWKRLGAMAAPAGPTSGITSSLSSSLSSSRSRAGSGGASGFATRRAGDKPVITLNVGDRVTHDQFGLGTVMQVTGSGADAQVTVDFGDERPKKLLLRYAPVEKL; encoded by the coding sequence ATGAGCAGCCTCTTTGACGACAGCTTCCTGGCGAACCTCCAGCCCCCGGAGGAAGAGCCCCCGCCGCCCGCCGAGGACTCCGCCGGCGGCCACGCCGGAGGGGGGCACCCCCCGGAGGAGGTTTCGCACGACCTGTTCGCCGGTGCGTGGCCCGCGACGGAGGGGGAGCCGCCCAGGCGCGACGGGTACTACCGGGACGGCGCCCCGCGCCCCGCCGTGGACCCCGCCGCGCTGCTCGAAGGTCTGAACGCCGAGCAGCGCGCGGCTGTCGTGCACGCCGGTTCCCCGCTGCTCATCGTGGCCGGTGCCGGATCCGGCAAGACCCGGGTGCTGACCCACCGGATCGGGCATCTGCTCGGCTCGCGCGGGGTGCACCCCGGCCAGATCCTCGCGATCACCTTCACCAACAAGGCCGCGGGCGAGATGAAGGAGCGCGTCGAGGAGCTGGTCGGCCCGCGCGCCCAGGCGATGTGGGTCATGACCTTCCACAGCGCGTGCGTGCGGATCCTGCGCCGCGAGTCGAAGAAGCTCGGATTCACCTCGTCGTTCTCGATCTACGACGCCGCCGACTCCAAGCGCCTGATGGCCCTGGTCTGCCGTGATCTGGACCTCGACCCGAAGAAGTTCCCGCCGAAGTCCTTCAACGCCAAGATCTCGAACCTGAAGAACGAGCTGATCGACGAGGAGACCTTCGCCGGGCAGGCCGCTGACGGATTCGAGAAGACCCTCGCCGAGGCGTACGCGCTCTACCAGGCACGGCTGCGCGAGGCCAACGCGCTGGACTTCGACGACATCATCATGACGACGGTCCACCTGCTCCAGGCCTTCCCGGACGTCGCCGAGCACTACCGGATGCGCTTCCGGCACGTCCTGGTCGACGAGTACCAGGACACCAACCACGCCCAGTACACCCTGGTACGCGAACTGGTCGGCCCGTCGGGTGAGGGCAAGGCGCCGGGCGAACTGTGTGTCGTCGGTGACGCGGACCAGTCCATCTACGCGTTCCGCGGGGCCACGATCCGCAACATCCTCCAGTTCGAGGAGGACTACCCGGACGCGACCACGATCCTCCTGGAGCAGAACTACCGCTCCACCCAGACGATCCTCTCCGCGGCCAACGCGGTCATCGAGCGCAACGAGAATCGCCGCGCCAAGAACCTCTGGACCGAGGCCGGCGAGGGCGCGAAGATCATCGGCTATGTCGCGGACACCGAGCACGACGAGGCGCAGTTCATCGCCGAGGAGATCGACCGGCTGACCGACGCGGGCGATGCGAAGGCCGGTGACGTCGCCGTCTTCTACCGGACGAACGCGCAGTCCCGTGTCTTCGAGGAGATCTTCATCCGGGTCGGTCTTCCGTACAAGGTCGTCGGCGGGGTGCGGTTCTACGAGCGCAAGGAGGTCCGCGACGTGCTGGCCTATCTGCGCGTCCTGGCCAATCCCGAGGACACCGTTCCGCTCCGCCGCATCCTCAACGTGCCCAAGCGCGGTATCGGCGACCGTGCGGAGGCGATGATCGACGCACTCGCGCAGCGGGAGAAGGTCAGCTTCCCGCAGGCGCTGCGCCGGGTGGACGAGGCGTACGGCATGGCGGCGCGCTCGGCCAACGCCGTGAAGCGGTTCAACGTCCTGATGGAGGAGCTCCGCACCATCGTCGAGTCGGGCGCCGGGCCCGCCGTGGTGCTGGAGGCCGTCTTCGAACGGACCGGTTATCTGGCCGAGTTGCAGGCATCCACGGACCCGCAGGACGAGACCCGGATCGAGAACCTTCAGGAACTCGCCGCCGTCGCCCTGGAGTTCGAGCAGGAGCGTAGCGACGAGGAGGGTACGGGCACGCTCGCCGAGTTCCTGGAGAAGGTCGCCCTGGTCGCGGACTCGGACCAGATCCCCGACGAGGACGAGGACGGCTCAGGTGTCATCACTCTGATGACGCTCCATACGGCCAAGGGGCTCGAATTCCCCGTGGTGTTCCTGACCGGCATGGAGGACGGCGTCTTCCCGCACATGCGCGCGCTCGGGCAGGTCAAGGAACTGGAGGAGGAGCGGCGGCTGGCGTACGTGGGGATCACGCGCGCCCGCGAGCGGCTGTACCTGACGCGCTCGACGCTGCGCAGCGCGTGGGGCCAGCCTTCCTACAACCCGGCGTCGCGCTTCCTTGAGGAGATCCCCGCCCAGCATCTGGAGTGGAAGCGCCTGGGCGCGATGGCCGCCCCGGCGGGCCCGACGTCGGGGATCACCTCGTCGCTGTCGTCCTCGCTGTCCTCGTCGCGTTCGCGTGCGGGCTCCGGTGGGGCTTCGGGATTCGCGACGCGGCGGGCCGGTGACAAGCCGGTGATCACGCTGAATGTCGGGGACCGGGTCACGCACGACCAGTTCGGCCTGGGAACCGTCATGCAGGTGACGGGGTCGGGCGCGGACGCCCAGGTCACGGTGGACTTCGGCGACGAGCGCCCGAAGAAGCTGCTGCTGCGCTACGCACCGGTCGAGAAGCTCTAG